From Plasmodium yoelii strain 17X genome assembly, chromosome: 11, a single genomic window includes:
- a CDS encoding Tim10/DDP family zinc finger protein, putative, with protein MDNPKAMEDAQNALGMMIYQILNNQVKKTCFEKCFGQKFSEEMGKNEQICLAKCMDRMYEAHTIVTKASNEISKNLNSDGGY; from the exons ATGGATAACCCAAAAGCCATGGAAGATGCCCAAAATGCCCTGGGGATGATGATTTACCAAATATTAAATAAc caagtaaaaaaaacatgtttTGAAAAGTGCTTTGGTCAGAAATTTTCAGAAGAAATgggaaaaaatgaacaaatctGTTTAGCAAAGTGCATGGATAGAAT GTATGAAGCACATACAATTGTGACGAAAGCATCAAATGAGATTTCTAAGAATTTAAATTCCGATGGTGGATACTaa
- a CDS encoding 50S ribosomal protein L28, apicoplast, putative has product MQIKKNIYNLSINVYIFYILLNLNYLFCFGQSLVINKNEANRINSQNFFFVKSLIKKNLFKNRSFPKHVNSSKFSLYTQKRHKEALAIKKYKMTGTSSAKRHHGIKGKKRISKVTLMPYKDIKLPARRCPILGKMDNRNARKISKSGIKTHKIQRVNFVRKRIYFEEEDRFVKLRVSARGLKTIKKYGLAYCAKKFNLNLNKKKYDAGYSPRKKNKNKNESETLASQNDTLKEPQVENPQDENPQDENPQDENIIIEKLKLNNRNK; this is encoded by the exons atgcaaattaaaaaaaatatatataacttatcaataaatgtttatatattttatatattattaaatttaaattatcttTTCTGTTTTGGACAATCGCTagtt attaataaaaatgaagcaAACAGAATAAATTctcaaaattttttttttg TAAAATCcctaattaaaaaaaatttgtttaaaaatCGAAGCTTCCCCAAACATGTGAATTCTTCAAAGTTTTCCTTGTATACCCAAAAAAGACACAAAGAAGCATTAGca ataaaaaaatacaaaatgacTGGAACTTCATCAGCAAAACGCCACCATGgaataaaaggaaaaaagaGAATAAGCAAAGTAACTTTAATGCCATATAAAGATATTAAATTACCTGCTAGAAG gTGCCCCATATTAGGGAAAATGGACAATAGAAACGCTCGAAAAATATCCAAATCTGGAATCAAAACTCATAAAATACAAAGAGTAAATTTTGTAAGAAAACGAATTTATTTTGAAGAAGAAGACCGTTTTGTTAAATTAAGAGTTAGTGCACGAGGATTAAAAaccataaaaaaatatggattagCATATTGTgctaaaaaatttaatttaaatttaaataaaaaaaaatatgatgctGGATATTCTccacgaaaaaaaaataaaaataaaaatgaatccGAAACTCTTGCTTCCCAAAATGATACGTTAAAGGAACCCCAAGTTGAAAACCCTCAAGATGAAAACCCTCAAGATGAAAACCCTcaagatgaaaatattataatagaaaaattaaaattgaataatcgaaataaataa
- a CDS encoding 4-diphosphocytidyl-2-C-methyl-D-erythritol kinase, putative gives MKICLQIKFVIYIFINYVARNVESKNVPNKSTKFVIKLSKDTKGVDLKNCFINQYNKIINERCVHKNSGIVKNGIVKSGIVKSGIVKMNDDSLKCLKGIYSNIENDNNDSENEHVYKKGNILCNEKMKLLIKILNTKKWYDLKLFSPGKINLFLRLKEKKENFNELSTLMHAINLGDDIFIKALNKNEQEKLSPILYPCLSGDFLTIEEDKTKEHDIIKENRKVCEKNETGKYEYMNYPLNDSNIIIKVLKKYRKDLNINDNIRFLIHIKKRIPIFSGIGGGSSNGASVFYYLEKYFYKYLKTNELKNNFLKEIGSDISFFSSSGFAYCTGKGNNIIDLANFDVIISEKKIYLFKIGEGLSSKLVYQNVDYEKIIQYNPISLLEKFICNLRSNLNNKDKNNIIEIVKKSEENYMKKFINKNLDIQNMFVNDLEIPAFFLLKKIKYLKDFLASQNIFDVVTMSGSGSSLFAITKNNENLNPNKIKELIKQAEKNFNINIKVYSCQVIRKNENSWYHSDKLAEVIV, from the coding sequence atgaaaatctgcctacaaataaaatttgtaatatatatttttataaattatgttgCCAGAAATGTTGAATCAAAAAATGTTCCTAACAAAAGTACCAAGtttgtaataaaattaagTAAAGACACTAAAGGGGtggatttaaaaaattgttttattaatCAATATAATAAGATCATTAATGAAAGATGTGTGCATAAAAATAGTGGCATAGTGAAAAATGGCATAGTGAAAAGTGGCATAGTGAAAAGTGGCATAGTGAAAATGAATGATGACAGTCTTAAATGCTTAAAAGGaatttattcaaatatagagaacgataataatgatagtgAAAATGAGCATGTGTATAAAAAAGggaatatattatgtaacgaaaaaatgaaattgttaataaaaatattaaatacaaaaaaatggtATGATTTAAAGCTTTTTTCTCCaggaaaaattaatttatttttaagattaaaagagaaaaaagaaaattttaatGAATTATCAACACTAATGCATGCTATAAATTTAGGAgatgatatttttataaaagctttaaataaaaatgaacaagaAAAATTATCACCAATATTATATCCATGTTTATCAGGAGATTTTCTAACAATAGAAGAAGATAAAACTAAAGAACatgatataataaaagaaaatagaaAAGtgtgtgaaaaaaatgaaacaggTAAATATGAATACATGAATTATCCATTAAATGAtagtaatataataataaaagttttgaaaaaatatagaaaagatttaaatataaatgataatataagatttttaattcatattaaaaaaaggaTACCAATTTTTAGTGGAATTGGTGGTGGTTCATCAAATGGAGCTTcagttttttattatttagaaaaatatttttataaatatttaaaaacaaatgaattaaaaaataattttttaaaagaaatagGAAGTGATATAAGTTTTTTTAGTAGCTCAGGATTTGCTTATTGTACAGGAAAaggaaataatataattgatTTAGCAAATTTTGATGTTATTAtatcagaaaaaaaaatatatttatttaaaattggtGAAGGACTATCATCAAAATTAGTTTATCAAAATGTagattatgaaaaaataatacaatacaATCCGATTAGTTTGTTAGAGAAATTTATTTGCAATTTAAGAAGCAACTTAAACAATaaggataaaaataatataattgaaattgtgaaaaaaagcgaagaaaattatatgaaaaaatttattaataaaaatttggatatacaaaatatgttTGTAAATGATTTAGAAATTCCtgctttttttttgcttaaaaaaataaaatatttaaaagattTTTTAGCTAGCCAAAATATCTTTGATGTTGTAACAATGAGTGGAAGTGGATCATCGTTATTTgcaattacaaaaaataatgaaaatttaaatccaaataaaattaaagagTTAATTAAACAAGctgaaaaaaattttaatattaatataaaagtGTATTCATGTCAAgttataagaaaaaatgaaaattcatGGTATCATTCAGACAAATTAGCTGAAGTTATAGTATAA